Below is a genomic region from Persicimonas caeni.
CGGTGTGGCAGGCGACGACCCCACGGTCGACGCGAACAAGTGGACGTGGACGATGGCGTCCTACAACCCCGGGCACACGAGCGACGACAACGACGAGTACGGCGCCAAGCTCACGCCCGACACCGCGGGCGACTTCGTGTACGCCTACCGCTTCTCGGTCGACGGCGGCACCAACTGGACCTACTGCGACCTCGACGACAGCACGAACGGCTTCAGCCTCGACCAGGCCGGCGAACTCACCGTCACCGAAGACACGACCGTGCCGACCGTCGACATCGGCTGGTGCCGCCTGCAGTGGCCCGAGTCGACCTCGACCACCGTGGGCGCGAACACCGAGATGATCTACGGCCGCGTCTACTCGGCCGGCTGCACCGACGGCAACGCCCACTGCGACGAGATCACCGCCCAGGTCGGCTACGGCCCCACCGACGGCGACCCCACCGCGGACGCCAGCGCCTACACCTGGACCGACGCCAGCTACAACGCGGGCCACGAGTCCGACAACAACGACGAATACCAGGCCGCCCTGCAACCGACCGCCGAGGGGACGTACAGCTACGCGTATCGCTTCTCGGGCGACGGCGGCGCCACCTGGACCTACTGCGACTTCGACGACGCGGCGGGCTTCGTCGCGGGCAACATGGGCACGTTGACCGTCGATCCGTAACCGCAAGAAATCACCACGGGGAGCACCGAGGCACGGGGAAAAGCCCTAAAAAAGCCTCTCTCCGTGTCCCCGTGCTCCCCGTGGTGAAACCCTCGGCACGTTGACCGTCGATCCGTAACGGCAAGAAATCACCACGGGGAGCACCGAGGCACGGGGAAAAGCCCTAAAAAAAGCCTCTCTCCGTGTCCCCGTGCTCCCCGTGGTGAATCTCTTCTGTTCCGCTACTCACGTGCGGTTGCGCACCCGCTCGAAGCCGTCGCGGATGTCGCTCATCAGCAGGCGGATGTCTTCTTTCATCCGGTCGGCCTCCGACTGGCCCTGCTGGCGCAGCCCTTTCATCTTGGTTTCGAGCTCCTGGAAATTCTTCTCGACGTCTTCCCAAGCGTCGCGCGCTTCCATCTTGCCCAAGTTGAGCTTCACCTTGAGCTCGTCGCGCTTTTGCTTGAGCTTGTCGAATGTTTCTTGAAGATTGTTATTGTCCGCCATGGTCATACCTCGTTTGGTTTCATTCCCATTCGTTTCGAGTCCGAAACCAACGTTTACACACGCCGATGAACGTCAAGGACTGCGCCCTGTTCTTGCGCTTGGGTGGTGGAAACGTTAGGCAAGACGAGACGCCTTGCAGCCCTGAACCACGTTCAAAAGACCCTTTCCAAAACCACCCAAAACGGAAGTCTGTCATGTCTGTACTCATCCTGGGAGCAACTTCGCCGATCGCCCGCGCCGTGGCCGAGGAGTACGCCGCCGACGGCAAGTCGGTGGTGTTGGCGGCGCGTAACGCCGACGAGGCCGAGGCGATCGCCTCGGACATCGCCATCCGCTTCGAGGTCGACACCTTCGCGCGCAGCTTCGACGCGCTCGACATCGACGAGCACGACGCGTTCGTCGCGTCGGTCGAGGACGAAGCCGGTCCCATCGAGGTGGTGTTGGTGGCGTTCGGGGATATGGGTGACCAGGAGGCCAGCGAAGAGGACTTCGAGCGCGCCCGCCGCGTCATCGACGTCAACTACACCGGCGCCGCCTCGCTCAGCGAGGCTGTCGCCCGGCGCATGGTCGAGCGCGGCGCAGGCTCGATCATCGGCATCTCGTCGGTCGCCGGCGACCGCGGCCGCAAGTCGAACTACTTCTACGGCAGCGCCAAGGGCGCCTTCACCCTCTACCTGCAAGGCCTGCGCAACCGCCTGGCCGACGACGGCGTCCACGTCATGACCGTCAAGCTCGGCTTCGTCGACACCCGCATGACCGTCGACCTCGAAACACCCATCCCCATCGCCAACCCCGCCAAAGTCGGCAAGGCCATCGCCCGCGCTCAAGGGCGCGGCGTGGACACCTTCTACTACCCGCACTTCTGGCGCGGCATCATGGGCATCATCAAGGCCATCCCCGAGTCGATCTTCAAGAAGTTGTCGCTCTAAGGTTCACCACGGGGGGCACCGAGACACGGGGAAACACAAAAATGCCTCTCTCTGTCTCTCCCCGTGTCCCCGTGCTCCCCGTGGTGAAATCGCCTGTCTAAGCAGTCGCCCTGAAATCCCGCAAAAAGACCGGCTTGCGTTTGCGCCCCCAGGCGCCCGGCTTCGCCTCGAAGACACCCGCGCACGGCGTGCTGCAGGTGTTGCAGCGTCCTTGTTCGTCCAAGTTCCAGCTCTTCAGCTCGTACCAGTCGCGTACGATCAGTGCTTCGCCGCACTCGTGGCAGAAGGTCGTGTCGCCCTCTTCGTCGTGGACGTTGCCGGTGTAGGCGTAGCGCATGCCGTTTTGCATGGCGAGGCGGCGGGCGCGTTGCAGGGTCGAGGCGGGGGTGCGCGGCTTGTCGCGCATGCGGTAGTCGGGGTGGAAGGCCGAGAAGTGAATCGGAACGTCGGGGCCGAGGTGCTCGACGATCCAAGAGGTCATCTCGTCGAGTTCCTCGTCGGAGTCGTTCTCGCCGGGGATGAGCAGGTTGGTGAGCTCGAACCAGACGTCGGTCTCGTGGGCGAGGTATTCGAGGGTGTCGAGCACAGGGGCGAGGTCGCCGGCGGCGATCTTTTTGTAGAAGCGCTGGGTGAACGCCTTCAGGTCGATATTGGCGGCGTCCATATGCTCGAAGAACTCGCGCCGGGGAGCCTCCTCCATGTAGCCGGCGGTGACCGCCACCGTCTTGATGCCGCGCTCGCGGCACGCTTGGGCGACGTCGATAGCGTACTCCATGAAGATGACCGGGTCGTTGTAGGTGAACGCGATGCTGCGCGCGCCCAGCTCCTCGGCGGCCCGGGCCAAGGTCTCGGGCGTGGCTTGGTCGGCCAGCGTCTGGACCTCGCGCGACTTGCTGATGTCCCAGTTCTGGCAGAACTTGCAGGCGAGGTTGCAGCCGGCGGTGCCGAAGGAGAGCACCGGCGTGCCCGGCAGGAAATGGTTGAGCGGCTTTTTCTCGATGGGATCGATGCAAAAGCCGCTCGAGCGGCCCCAGGTCGTCAGCACGATCTGGTCGTCCTGGCGCATGCGCACAAAGCACATGCCGCGCTGGCCCTCGTTGAGCTTGCAGGCGCGCGGACAGACGTCGCAGCGGATCTTGCCCGAGTCGAGCTCGGTCCAGTACTTCGTCGGTACGGTAAATGCGTCGTGAGTCATGGGATCAATCGTCGTCGGGACCATGCCAGAAGATACTGCTTCGATGTGGTTTGAACGTATGGCGCGGGGTGCTAATTTCTTGGCGGAGAGTTACTTGATCGGAGTACGACCATGACCCGCACGCGCCCCACCGCCGTCGCCGGCCGCTTTTACCCGGCCGACCGAGCCGAACTCGAAGAGCAAGTCCGCGCCCATCTGTCGCGCGGCGACACCCAAAAGCCCGCGCCCCGCGCGGTGATCGCGCCGCACGCGGGCTACGTCTACTCGGGCGACGTCGCCGGGCGTGCCTTTGCGCCCATCGAAAGCGCCGCGGACACCATCCGGCGCGTCGTGCTCGTGGGGCCGTCGCACTACGTGGGCTTCGACGGGCTGGCCATCAGCAGCGCCGACGCCTTCGAGACTCCGCTCGGCGAGGTCCCCGTGGACACCGAGCTTCGCCGGCAACTCGTCGACGCCGGCTTAGCCCAGGTGCTCGACGAGCCCCACACCCGCGAGCATAGCCTCGAGACGCACCTGCCATTTTTGCAAGGCGTGCTCGGCTCGTTCGAGTTGCTCCCGGTCGCCGTCGGCCGCGCCACCGGCGCACAGGTCGCCGACTTGCTCGAAGAGGTGTGGGACGACGACGAGACGTTCATCTCGGTGAGCTCGGACCTTAGCCACTTCCACCCGTACGACGAAGCGCGCGACATCGACCGGCGCACCTGCCAGGCGATCGAAGAGCTTCGCCCCGACGACCTCTCCCACGGCGACGCGTGCGGCCGAATCGGCATTCAGGGCTTGCTCGAGGTCGCCAAACGCCGCGGGCTGCGCGTCGAGACACTCGACCTGCGCAACTCGGGCGACACCGCCGGCCCCAAAAATGAGGTCGTCGGCTACGGGGCGTGGGCGGTTTACGCATAGACGCATCTAAGAAAAAATATCCCCCTCCAATCCCCCTCAGCACGTCTTCAGAGACAATGTCTTCCGATTGGGGGATAGTCACCAATGACAGACGGACTTATGGTTGTAAGTACACCACAACAATGCAACCTATCTCGCTACAAGCGATGAGAAGGTGGACTCTTCCGGGGGGAGGAGTCTATCTGCGGGTCCGCCCTGGCTATCCGAAATCCAAATCTGGGTAACTTGCGGGCGAGGCGTGTCTTGGTCGATACTGTCGGTGTCCGCGACAGTGCTTTTGGAGGCCGAGATGAACGTAACCGAGTTGGGAATGGGGCCCACCCTTGTGCTGCTTCACGGCGACGCGTCGCCCGAAAGGGTCGAGCCGTTGGCGCGCGCGTTGGCAGACGAGTTTCGCGTCTTGTTGCCCGATATTTCGGAGTATTGCGCCTCCGGCCCGCTCGACCCGGACGGTCGCCGACGCTGCCGTGAGGCGCTCGAGGAGATGATCGACCAGTGGACCGACGTCGCCCAGGTCTCCATCGTCGGCCACGCCGACGGCTGCTATCGCGCCTTCGACCTCGCCCTGGCCGGCCGCGTCTCCATCGGCGCCATCGTCGCGCTGGGGCCCTTCGACGCTCCCGACGAGGACGAAGCGGAGCGCTTCGAGCATTTCGTCGAGCAGCTCGGGCGCATCACCGCCCCGGTCTACCTTCGCACCGCGGGCGACGACCAGCCGACCGCGACCCTGCTGGCCCACCAACTCCAACGCTACCTGAGCAACGCCACCCTCGACGACGTCGACGCCGACGACCTGCTCGCCGGCGACGCCCTCGACGACACCGCCGAAGCCATCAGCGACTTCTTTTTGGGCGCGCGCCGCACCGACGTGCTCGAGCTCGCCGACGTGTTGGCGTACGAGGAAGAGTTGGATTAGTCGCGTCGCGCGACGCCAAGCCCCAACCCGACCAACAAGAGCAACGCCACGCTCGCCGGCACGTCGCGCCCGCTCGACGTGCAGCCACACCCGTCGTTTGACTGGAAGTTGGCGCCGGTGATCGACCCGTCGGCACCGGCGTCGGCGCCTCCGGCGTCCGGCCCACCCGGGCCTACATCATCTCCACCCGCGTCGGCGCCGCCGGCGTCTTCACCGCCGCCTCCGAAGTCGGGGCATGCGCCCGCCGCGTTGCCCGCGTCGCCGAGCAGGCGCTCGGCGAGCGCGGCGATGAGCTCGCCGCGCTGCGTGCTGTCGGCGACCGTCTCGAGCGGAAAGCCCACCACGATCGTCTGGCCGTCGGCCGACTCGACCGCCGCCGCACCCGCCGAGTAGGCGAGCACGGCCTGGCCACCCGACTCGGGCTCGAGCACGTCGGGCCACTCCATGCACGCTGCGTCCGCGGAGCAGTCGCCGAAGGTGAGCGTGCCCAGGCCGAGCGCGCTGGCGTCGACCTCGGTGGTGTCGGCGTCGTCGCCAACAAAGCCGGCGCCCAACATCGTGCCGAAGAACTCCTGGTCGGCCGCGTCGCCCTTCTCGACCAAGTCCCAGCCGATCTCGGCGCCCGAGATGAGCACCTTCGTGCCGCGCTCGAGCAGCTCGGCGACGACCTGTTGGTCGGCGAGCGCGAAGGTCTCGTCGCGAGTGCTCGTCTCGCCGACCGCCCAGATGACCAGGTCGTAGTCCTCGTCGGCGATGAGGCGTCCGGCGTCCTCGTCGGAGGTCATGTCGAAGCCCACCCCGCTCTTGGCGAGTTCGATGGCCGGGCCGTAGATGCGTGCGTAGGAGCGCGGGTTATTCGGGTCGGTCACCTGCTTGACCTCGCGGTCGACGCCGTCGACGTAGAGCACGCGCGCGCCGCCCTCGTGGGCGAGCTTGGCGCCCACGACCGTGCTGTCGAGGCTCTCACCGGCGTCGTTGACGGCGGTCACGCGCACGTACATCGCCTCGCAGCCGTCGAGCGGCAGGCTCAACGTGGTGTCGGTCGTCTCGATGGGCTCGGGGTCGAACAATAGACCGTCGGTCGAGGTGTAGACGCGATAGCTCGTCGCGTCCGAGTTCGGGTAGACCGAGTCGGCTTCGGGCTCCCAGCTCATCACGAGTTCGCCGTCGACCGCCTTGGCGTGCAAGGCGACCGGGGCGAGCGGCGGCACGAGCGCGTCGGCGCCCTTGAAGTGGCGGATCATCGCCACGTGCACCGCGCGGGCGGCGTCTTTGCGAAAGCCCATCTCGCGAATGAAGCGCGCGTCGTAGTCTTTGTCGTGGAAGGCGAGCTCGACGAGCGCGGCCGGAACGGTCAAGGGGTCGGCGACGCCGTGGGTGTACTTGTCCTCGTACCAGCCGTGACGGAAGGCCCGCAGCTCGCCGAAATTCGCGCCCTTTCGGCCGCGGTTGGTCCACTCGGAGTCCCACTTGGCGCGGATGCTCTTGACTATCTCGTCGTGGATGGCCGTGCCCCACTCGTCGGTGCCGGGCGGCAGCTCGTTTTCGACGAAGCCCGCCTCCCAGTTGGATTTGGAGACCCACATGTCCTTGTACCAGGTGTAGGTCGAGGTGCCCGTGCCGCCGCCGGCGTTGGTGTGCAGCGCGAAATAGGCGTCGACGCCGCGGTAGATGGCATAGAGGGGCCGCCCGGAGACGTCGCCCACCTTGAGCCAGTCGGGCGCGCCGACCCACTCGATGTAGGGGACGGAGGCTTCCTCCCAACGCGGCCGACCCGACGGCGCGCCGTTGCCGCCGTGCACAAAGCCCTGGCCCGCGCCGATGCGCATGGCGTCGGCGATGACGACCTTCTCGGCGTCGCCGCCCTTGTTGGAGAGGCTGATCGCGTAGGTCTTGTTCGCCTCGAAGGGAAAGGTGCCCACGTAGTGCCACACGTCGTTAAGCGTGCGCGCGGCGTCGGCGCCCGGCGGGATATTCGGGTAGTCGGCGCGCTCCCAATCCTCGACCAAAAGCTCGGACTGGTTCAGCGTGCGCGTGGTCTGCCCGCCGACGTGCTCGACGGTGTACTCCGCGGCCTCGGTGCGGTTGTTGCTCGCCAGAAAATACGCGTAGACCGGATACTCGCCGTCTTCGGGCACCGAAAACTCCCAGCGCGCCTCGGCCGAGCCGTTCGGGTCGAGATAGGCGTAGCGGTACGTGCTGCCAAAGCCCTCGCTCGAGCCGGTGTCCCAGGTGCCCGACGCCTCGACGTAGCCTGTGCCCTCGTCGTTGTCGACGACGACCTCGGCCGTGCCGTAGTTGCGCTCACGCATCGTGACCGCCGTGCCGCCGGAGCGCTCGACCATGTCGATGAGAAAGTCGATCATCGTCTGGTTGGTGTGGATATCCTCGCGCAGGCCCTCGGTGACGCCCCGCTGGAACGACCACGTGCTGCGGTCGCTGTACCACATGATGCCGTGGCCGCCGCTAAGGCCGATGCGAAGCCCCGACAACGCCCCGTCGCCGGGAACGGCGGTGTAGTGCGGCCGTTGGCGAAGCTTCTTGGCCCGATAGACCCGCTTGGCGCGCTCGAGCAACTCCGGCGACAAGTCCTCGCCGACGTGTCCGTGGGCGCTCAGGTTCGCCTCGGTCGACGTCGGCCGCGGGGGCAATCCCGGATCGGCGTCGGCGAATTGTGGGATGATCATCCCCAAAATGACGATCAACAAACAGATCCAGCAAGGCTTCACGCCGGTCTTCGGCGGGCATCCAAACGGTCCACACATGGCAAATTTCGTCGGCGTCGGGCAACACTGATTTGCGAGTCATTGACGCGTCGGAACGTAGCAGAATGGGCGATACGTGCCAAGAGTTGGCGTGCGCACCACGCGCTCCCCGATCTTGAAACCTCCACCCACGCAACTACATCTCATGGCTGCGACAATGACCAACAATCAAGAATTGAGGAGTTACAGATGAGCTATTTCGGCGATCCCAACTACGGCATCACCACCACCCTCGAAGGCGTCGGATTCGACGAGGCCGTCGAGCGCACCACCGCCGCACTCAAGGAAGAGAGCTTCGGCGTGCTCACCAGCATCGACATCAAGGAGACGCTCAAAAAGAAGCTCGACGCCGAGCACCGAAACTACGTGATCTTGGGCGCGTGCAACCCGCCGCTGGCCCACCAGGCGCTCACGGCCGAGGCGCCCATCGGTCTGCTGCTGCCGTGCAACGTCGTGGTCACCGAAGACGACGATGGCAACGCGGTCGTCTCGGCGATCGACCCCGTCGAGATGTTTAATGTGGTGGGACGAGACGACATCCAGCCCATCGCCCAGGACGTCAAAGAGCGCCTCGAGCGTGTCGTCGCGAGCTTGGCGAGCTAAAAGTTTCGAGACGATCGCGGCGCCCCCTGCCCTGCGAGCACGTATCACACGGCTCGCCCCCCCTAACTCCGGTCGCCGGGCAGGATTTTTCGAACTCGACCCCAAGAGCGTTTGCCCACGGGGCAGGATTTTTTCGAACCCGACCCCAGAACTTCTGCCCGATGGGCAAAACGGAAGGGGTGGGATGGGGCAGGGTTTTGCTCACCGGGCAAGATCTTTCGTGGTCGACCCCAAAAATTTTCTGCCCCACGGGCAGAATGAGGGGGGGTTCGACGGGGGGGGTTCTGCCCGTAGGGCATGATGGAGAGGGGTCGATACCGACCTCGCTTAGTACTACTTGGTCAACTTCGTGGCCCGCACCTGAGCGAGACCAGGGCCACGAGCGCGAGAAGGCATTCTGACAGCGATGCCGGTGCGCATCATGGAAGAATGACGCCGAAGCGATCGTGGTTCTGGGCCGCTCCAGGGCGGGTTCACCGAAAGTGACCAAGTAGTATTAGTCACTGTTCACGACCGACATCACCACCCCCGGCGCAGCCACCAACACACTCGCAAAGATCGCGTACACCGCCGGCACCGCCGGGTTGGGGAAGCCGAGTTGCGCGGCGTTCGTGTCGAACAGATAGACCAGCGGGCCCCAGCCGGCGACGACCTCGTTGAGGTTGACCACCGGGTCGCTGAAGATCGCCGAGTAGTACCAGCCGGTCAGGCCCAGGTAGACGCCGAGCGCGACGAGCGCGGCCGGAAACATCGTGTTCTTGCCGACTTTGGGAAAGAAGATGCCGAAGGTAATCGGCACCGCGCAGGTCGCCACGATGGCGTACACGCCAATCTGGCCGAAGATACCCAACAACTCGGGCGGGTTCATCGCGATCAGAAACGTCACCACGCCCATCGCCACCAAGACGCCCTGGCTCACATGGTGGGCCAGCCGGCTCTGCTCCTTTGGGGTCTTGTCTTTGAGCAGATTGTTGCGCGTCAGGTTCAAAAACAGGTCGTTGCCGGCGATGCTCGACAGCGCCACCAAGATCCCATCGAGGGTGCTCATGCCCGCGGCCAACAACACCACCGTGATGAACGCGAGCAGGCCCGGCGAGAAGGTCTCGGTCAGGTAGACCGTCATGACGAGGTCCTGCTTGAACTTGCCGTCGGCCATGAAGGCCTCGCGCGGGATGTCCATCATGTGGGCGTAGAGGCCCACGAGCAGCAGCGAAGTGAACACCACCGACACTGCCAAGCACACGCCCACCGACTGCCAGACCTGCTTCTCCTCTTTGAGGTACAGCGGCTTGATGATGATGTGCGGCTGACACACCAGCGCAAAGCCGATCACAAACCCGCATACCCACACCACAAACGGCGTGCCGAACAAGACACTCTCCGGGTTGGCCATCTTGGTCAGGTTGGGGCTCGTCTCGGCGAGCTTGTCCATGACCGGCGCGAAGCCGTCGCCGAAAAAGTGCAGCCCGCTGGCCACGATGATCGCCCCCACGAAGAACATCAAGATGCCCTGCAGGGTGTTCGTGTAGGCGTGGGCGTAGGTGCCGCCCAGAAAGATATACGAGAAGACAAACCCGATGATGAGCACCAGTGACTCGACGTTGCTCAGCCCGAGCGTCTTCTGCATCACGAGCGACAACGCCCCCACGATGAGCACCATGAAGGTGATCGACAGCAAGTTGAGCGCCGCAAAGAGCACCTCCATCGCCTTCGACCCGTAGCGCTGGCCGACCCACTGCGGCAGTGTGAGCGCCTTGGTCGCCTTGCCCACGCGCAAAAAGCCGATGCTCAGCACGATCAGCGCCGTAAAGATGCCCAGGCCGGCGGCCACCCCGTAGTGCATCAACGCGCTCATCCCGTGCACGTACACGAACCCCGGGTTGATCACGAAGGTCGCCGTCGACGCGATCGACGCCGCCAGGGTCACCCCGACGACCACCGGGTTCATGTCGCCCTTTCCGAGCGCAAAGCTCTCGATGTCGTCGGTCTTCTTGTGGCCCAGCCACGCCAGCCACATGGTGCCGACGAGGTAGACGAAAAAGAGGCCCCAGACGACGGGGTTTTCGGTGATGAGGTTGATGTATCTCATTTTGTTTTCTCTTGTTGTGGTCCCTTGCTTCTAGCAACGTCCCCTCCGGGGGCTTCCGCTACGCTTCAGCCCCCACCTCCCCTCGCGCTAGAAAACGCGCTGGGGAGGCGGATTGCACCTCTGAAGAGCTTTTCTTTCCTGCAATCCCCTCCCCGGGCCGCTTTTCAGGCCGCGGGGAGGTGTCGGCGAAGCGTAGCTGAGCCGACGGAGGGGCCTCGGCAGACAGCAAGGGACTGCTATTCCGCAGCTTCCGCTCTAGCTACCGGTGTCGAACGACCGTCGCGGTCAGCAAGCCACTGTCCGATAATCGGCCACAGATGCTCCGCCGCCTTGCGCGACACGACCGCGCCGACGTGGCCGCCGGGCAGGCGCATCACCTCTTTGTCGTCCGAGCTGATCTCGTCGACGAGCACCGCCGCGCTGTCTGCGGGCACGATGTGGTCGTGCTCGAAGGCCAGCACCAACGTCGGGTTCTCGATGTCCTCGAGCCGGACGGGCGTGCCGCCCAGGGCGAACTCGCCCGCGATGAGCTTGTTGCCGATATAGAGCTCGTCGATGTAGCGCCGGTAGGCTTCGCCCGGGAAGCTGACGTTGTCGTTCGCCCAGGTCTCCTTGGCGACGAAGCCGTCCAAAAACTGGTCGTCCCAAGCGCGGTCCACCAGGTAGACCGCTTTCGACAGGTTCATCGTCGGGCGCAGCAGGTGAAACGCGCCCTGCATGAGCTGCCACGGAACGTTACCGTTCGCCTCGACGAGCTTGTCGACGTCGAAGGTCTCGGTGCGCGTCCAGCGGCTCAACAGCCCGTCGTCGTGGAAGTTGATCGGCGCGGCGAGCGCGATGTGCCCGGCGAGGTACTCCTGGTGCTTGGCGGCGTAGATGGTGGTGAGTGTGCCGCCCAAACAGTAACCCAATAGGTGAGTCTTGCCGGTCTCCGAAGAGCGCGCGACCTTGCGCACCGCACGCCCCAAATACGTCTCGCACACGTCGTCGAACGTCAGGTATCGATCCTCGCCCGTTGGGGTACCCCAATCGATGCAATAGACGTCGTGCCCCTGCCCGACGAGCCACTCGGCGAAGCTTCTCCCGGGCATCAGGTCGAGCACGTAGTGCCGGTTGATGAGCGACGGGACCAGCAAGATGGGCGTCTTGTACGCCGGGCCTTCGGTGCGCGGCCGGTAGTGCAGAAGCCGCCACTTGTTCTCGCGGTGGACCACGTCGGCCGGCGTGCTGCCGATCTCGGGCTGCTTTTCCCGGGACCTTCTCTTCAGTGTCAGGAGATTTGTGAGTCGTTTGAGCATCTTGTTATCCTTGGTGGTCGCCTTGCAGCGGAGTGGCGCCTGCTATTTGAGGCGAGGCATAAACAGCGGCCTCGCGGGACGGCAATTGACGGGCGGACGGATCGTGGCGTTTGAGCGAAACGTGAGAATCTGCCAAAAGCCACGTGGCTACTTGCGAGACGATCGTCATGCGCAAACGCCGCGAATCGTCCACCCTGAAATGCTCGTTTCACCTCAATAGAGAGCGCCTCGATCCCAGAAGGCCTTCTCTATTCGTACAACCCTTCGAACACAGGCTCGAAAGCCTCGTAGACCTTCTTGCGCTTGACCTTCATCGTCGACGTCAAAAACCCGTTCTCGACGGTCAGCGGCGTGTCCAAGACGGCGTACGCTTTGAGCGTCTCGTAGCGCGGCAGACGGTCGTTGGCCGCCTCGACGCGCTCGGCGATGAGCTTGGCGATGGCTGCCTCGCGCTCGTCGTCGGCGACGTCGTTGTCGGTGAGCCACTGGGAGACGGCCTCGGTATTCGGCCAGACGCCGCCGGTCAGGTACTTCTTGCCGTCGCCGTAGACGACCACGTGCTCGATATACGGGTCGTCGTTGAACTGCTCTTCGATATGCGCCGGCGAGATATTCTTGCCGCCGGCGGTCACCAAGATCTCCTTTTTGCGCCCGACGATCTGCAGGAAGCCGTCGTCGGTCCACTTGCCCAGGTCGCCGGTCTTGAGCCAGCCGTCCTCGGTGAAGGTCTCTTTGGTGGCCTCTTCGTTTTTGTAGTAGCCCGCGAAGATATTGGGGCCCTTGGCAAGAATTTCGCCGTCGTCGGCGAGCTCGAGGTCGACCGACGGAAACGGCTTGCCGACGGAGTCGAACCGGAAGTCGTCGGGCCGGTTCATCGTCAGCGTCGGGCTCGCCTCGGTCAGCCCGTAGCCCTCGATGATGAGCAGGTCGTTGGCCAGGAAGAACTCTTTGATCTCTTGCTTGAGACCCGCCCCGCCCGACAGGCAGAACTCGAGGTTGCCGCCGGTCACCTCGGCGAGCTTTTGGCGCTGCTTTTCGGGCGTCTCTTCGCCCATGGCCGCCACGGCGAGCTTCTCCCAATAGCGTGGGATGCTCATAAAGACGTGCGGGCGCACCTCCGGGAGCTTCTGGAGCACGGTGTACGGGTCGCTCATGTAGGTCGTAAACCCGAGGATATTGCCCAGGCAGACCTCGCCGAAGCCAAACACGTGGCTCAGGGGAAGCCACCACAGGTCGACGGCGTTCTCGGGGATTTCACTGCCGAGCACCTCGATCCAGTCGCGCCCGTTCGACACGACGTTATTGTGGGTGAGCGGCACGCCCTTGGGCTTCCCGGTCGT
It encodes:
- a CDS encoding DUF302 domain-containing protein, with the translated sequence MSYFGDPNYGITTTLEGVGFDEAVERTTAALKEESFGVLTSIDIKETLKKKLDAEHRNYVILGACNPPLAHQALTAEAPIGLLLPCNVVVTEDDDGNAVVSAIDPVEMFNVVGRDDIQPIAQDVKERLERVVASLAS
- a CDS encoding sodium:solute symporter family transporter → MRYINLITENPVVWGLFFVYLVGTMWLAWLGHKKTDDIESFALGKGDMNPVVVGVTLAASIASTATFVINPGFVYVHGMSALMHYGVAAGLGIFTALIVLSIGFLRVGKATKALTLPQWVGQRYGSKAMEVLFAALNLLSITFMVLIVGALSLVMQKTLGLSNVESLVLIIGFVFSYIFLGGTYAHAYTNTLQGILMFFVGAIIVASGLHFFGDGFAPVMDKLAETSPNLTKMANPESVLFGTPFVVWVCGFVIGFALVCQPHIIIKPLYLKEEKQVWQSVGVCLAVSVVFTSLLLVGLYAHMMDIPREAFMADGKFKQDLVMTVYLTETFSPGLLAFITVVLLAAGMSTLDGILVALSSIAGNDLFLNLTRNNLLKDKTPKEQSRLAHHVSQGVLVAMGVVTFLIAMNPPELLGIFGQIGVYAIVATCAVPITFGIFFPKVGKNTMFPAALVALGVYLGLTGWYYSAIFSDPVVNLNEVVAGWGPLVYLFDTNAAQLGFPNPAVPAVYAIFASVLVAAPGVVMSVVNSD
- a CDS encoding PHA/PHB synthase family protein, producing the protein MLKRLTNLLTLKRRSREKQPEIGSTPADVVHRENKWRLLHYRPRTEGPAYKTPILLVPSLINRHYVLDLMPGRSFAEWLVGQGHDVYCIDWGTPTGEDRYLTFDDVCETYLGRAVRKVARSSETGKTHLLGYCLGGTLTTIYAAKHQEYLAGHIALAAPINFHDDGLLSRWTRTETFDVDKLVEANGNVPWQLMQGAFHLLRPTMNLSKAVYLVDRAWDDQFLDGFVAKETWANDNVSFPGEAYRRYIDELYIGNKLIAGEFALGGTPVRLEDIENPTLVLAFEHDHIVPADSAAVLVDEISSDDKEVMRLPGGHVGAVVSRKAAEHLWPIIGQWLADRDGRSTPVARAEAAE
- a CDS encoding AMP-dependent synthetase/ligase, coding for MDITPYLDEQKIAPKVVFDSLPERGSRVRFMLPTEDGDWRGMTWNAFADQIRRCGLFLMDAGIASGDHAAVYAPNSVEWASAALAIQGAGGVMVPIYPSSTSEQAAYVVRHSDARFVFVDTAEMLSNVFASWAAYENVEKIVLLGAQLDAAEVYDSLTTENELNGNEELPTWEELADRVVIWDKVMEVGRALEEAKPHSFEERMNGVTMDQPGLMLYTSGTTGKPKGVPLTHNNVVSNGRDWIEVLGSEIPENAVDLWWLPLSHVFGFGEVCLGNILGFTTYMSDPYTVLQKLPEVRPHVFMSIPRYWEKLAVAAMGEETPEKQRQKLAEVTGGNLEFCLSGGAGLKQEIKEFFLANDLLIIEGYGLTEASPTLTMNRPDDFRFDSVGKPFPSVDLELADDGEILAKGPNIFAGYYKNEEATKETFTEDGWLKTGDLGKWTDDGFLQIVGRKKEILVTAGGKNISPAHIEEQFNDDPYIEHVVVYGDGKKYLTGGVWPNTEAVSQWLTDNDVADDEREAAIAKLIAERVEAANDRLPRYETLKAYAVLDTPLTVENGFLTSTMKVKRKKVYEAFEPVFEGLYE